A single region of the Malaclemys terrapin pileata isolate rMalTer1 chromosome 4, rMalTer1.hap1, whole genome shotgun sequence genome encodes:
- the LOC128837402 gene encoding NAD(P)(+)--arginine ADP-ribosyltransferase 2-like has translation MWQHLPSLIKKELTKNKNFYLAWNKAKKEWMRKMNMFIFPNTIKAFCSVAVVAYTLNDPPLYKDFNTATRTGWTGPKAYASYPFKALHFLLTQAPKDIWGITPSCATVYRGTDVMFSISRSQLFRFGQFTSTSKSSKAAANFGGKTFFILVSCTGYALRDLSHFPKEEEVLVPPSEMFRVTMVEVTSRKKTVHAKSVGVCSNHNCAYTGKGDPNVKRCPPHQVLHL, from the exons ATGTGGCAACATCTCCCGTCCCTGATAAAAAAGGAGCTGACCAAGAACAAGAACTTCTACCTGGCTTGGAACAAGGCCAAGAAGGAGTGGATGAGGAAGATGAATATGTTCATCTTCCCCAACACGATAAAAGCTTTCTGCAGTGTCGCAGTGGTGGCCTACACCTTAAACGACCCGCCTCTGTACAAGGACTTCAACACAGCCACCAGGACGGGCTGGACGGGACCCAAAGCCTACGCCAGCTACCCCTTCAAGGCTTTGCATTTCCTGCTGACCCAGGCACCCAAAGATATATGGGGGATAACACCCAGTTGTGCCACCGTCTACAGAGGAACTGACGTAATGTTCTCCATCAGCCGCAGCCAGTTGTTCCGCTTTGGCCAGTTCACTTCCACCTCAAAGAGCTCGAAGGCGGCGGCCAATTTCGGCGGGAAGACCTTCTTCATCCTGGTTTCCTGCACGGGGTATGCGCTTCGGGACCTGTCCCACTTCCCTAAAGAAGAAGAGGTGCTGGTGCCGCCCTCTGAGATGTTCCGGGTCACCATGGTCGAGGTGACGTCAAGGAAGAAGACGGTCCACGCCAAGTCGGTGGGGGTCTGCAGCAACCACAACTGCGCCTACACAGGGAAAG GAGACCCCAATGTGAAGAGATGCCCTCCTCACCAAG TGCTGCACTTGTGA
- the LOC128835537 gene encoding erythroblast NAD(P)(+)--arginine ADP-ribosyltransferase-like, whose amino-acid sequence MSPEKVALLLFTAAWVLPAGTSEPRPDEIRTAEGNPPLNLASNSLDDLYRGCVKAMKRRLPSLLEEELEENQLFREAWDQAKEMWMQMENQTIFPKTLRALYSVAVLAYTLEEPPLYALFNVATRTAWKSPQAYAGFAFKSLYFLLTRAAKKLGAKEPSCAKVYRGTKVKFSIEGLFRFGQFTSTSEKRQEAEEFGRTTFFVLVSCQGFPVGNLSCFWGEEEMVVPPYETFRVTGVKETPRKKTVHAKSVGVCSNHNCAYLGKEGNRTMSCPDHQESGAVCFRARDLNNFDPGTVRAVPSRSRLSSMGTRLYGYQ is encoded by the exons ATGTCCCCCGAGAAAGTCGCCCTCCTGCTTTTCACTGCGGCTTGGGTGCTGCCTGCTGGAACCTCAGAG CCCCGCCCCGATGAGATCCGCACGGCGGAGGGGAACCCCCCCCTGAACTTGGCCTCCAACTCCCTGGACGACCTCTACAGAGGTTGCGTGAAGGCCATGAAACGGCGCCTCCCATCCCTGCTggaagaggagctggaggagaaccAGCTCTTCCGTGAGGCGTGGGACCAAGCCAAGGAGATGTGGATGCAGATGGAGAACCAAACAATCTTCCCCAAGACATTGAGGGCCCTCTACAGCGTCGCTGTCTTGGCCTACACTTTGGAAGAGCCACCACTCTATGCATTGTTCAATGTGGCGACCAGAACGGCATGGAAGAGCCCCCAGGCATATGCCGGCTTTGCCTTCAAGTCCTTGTATTTCCTCTTGACCCGGGCAGCCAAGAAGCTAGGAGCCAAGGAGCCCAGTTGTGCCAAAGTCTACCGAGGAACCAAGGTGAAGTTCTCCATCGAGGGTTTGTTCCGCTTTGGCCAGTTCACGTCCacctcagagaagaggcaggaggcgGAGGAATTTGGACGCACGACTTTCTTCGTGCTGGTCTCGTGCCAGGGGTTCCCGGTGGGGAATCTGTCCTGCttctggggggaagaggagatggTGGTGCCGCCCTACGAGACGTTCCGGGTCACCGGGGTCAAGGAGACGCCAAGGAAGAAGACGGTGCACGCCAAATCGGTGGGCGTCTGCAGCAACCATAACTGCGCGTACCTGGGGAAAG AAGGGAACAGAACAATGAGCTGCCCTGATCACCAAG AGTCTGGGGCTGTTTGTTTCCGAGCTCGAGATTTAAACAACTTTGATCCCGGTACCGTCAGGGCCGTGCCATCTCGGAGCCGCCTGTCTTCCATGGGCACCAGGTTATATGGGTACCAGTAG